AGTTCTCAGTTTCCCCCCCTTGAAGATGGCCTtaatgatattgaggtatgttctctctcaCCATGGTATCTTTCCTTAATTATCCTGTTCTTGGATATGTgacaataacatttttttctgtttgaattgCATACTGAGAATTGTCTCCTTTGCAAACTAatctcattaatttaaaaaatgtcactgCGTGATTTCCAATGACATTTGCTAACAATATACTGTGCCTACAAAGTCTTCTAAAGACTTTTATAATTGTAATATTTCCAAGTCCACTATTGTGGgattaattatttaagaaatcagTTAAAATGAGCTTCTAAAAATTTTCTTgccaatacaaacaaataaaaaaaaaaaagataataaggttgtctgggtggctcagttggttcagcatctgactcttggttttggcacaagtcttaatctcagagtcatgaaatcaagacccgcatcaggctccacgtactcagcagggagtctgcttaaggatgctctcttgccctctccttctgccactctccttgcttacactctgtctctcaaagtaaataaataaatggaagaagaaagaaagaaagaaagaaagaaagaaagaaagaaagaaagaaagaaagaaagaaaaagaaagaagaaagaaagaagaaagaaagaagaaaagaaaagaaataacaaatttggaatcaattattcatttttaaaaactagtgcaagagtaaagaaaaaaacaaatcacattCTGGAATTATAATAACaatgtaaaatttgaaaacattctaAAACCTTTTCAAGTGAGAATTAAACCAGTGctgattagaaatgaaaaaaaaatattactttatacCAGTGGCCTATTGCTGTGAAAATAATTATTGGAACATTTCCACTGAAGTGGAAATTTTCAAGACACTCCACTGACGTTCAAGCCCATCTAACCTCATAAATAAAGCATCCTATGTAGCAGCAACAATGATACAATAGGTATCTAATACCAACAATTTTACAAACCAAATAATTTCCAATTATtagtaattatatttaaaagtatttttatttgtgaTTATCAACTTAATTGTATAAACCAATAATTTGATACATATTATTGTGTATCAGAGTCActgatattttgaatatttatatatttggtgtCATTTTTTCACCAAAAATTTTTCCAAGAGCCGCTTTCATGTCCCTATTTCTCAAGCTGTAAATGATAGGATTCAGGCTGGGAGGTAACAGAGAATATAACACAGTCATAAAAAGGTACAGCGATATTGGGGATTTTGAGTTCAAACCTAAATATGCAATATATCCAGAAGAGAGGAACAAGGTTACCACAGTTAGATGGGGCATGCGGGTGGAGAAGGTTTTAAACCTGCCTTGTGAAGAAGAAATTCTTAGAACAGTGGACACAATATAAACATAGGAAGCAACCATGAAACTAAAAtatacaaaagcaaaacaaaaactagcaATAATAAACACATATTCTAGAATTTGCTCCCCAGAACAAGCCAGTGTGAGCAATGATGGAATGTCACAGAAAAACTGATGCACTACGTTGGAACCACAGAAACGGACAGAGAATGTAcctgcaacatgaatggatccaTAGACACACCCACTGAACCATGATGCTGTCACCATCTGCACACAGGAACCCCTATTCATGATGGCCTCATAGTGCAGAGGACAGCAGATGGCAgcatagcggtcataggacatCACCAGAAGGAGGGCAAACTCTGTGCTGGCAAAGAAAACAACAAGGAAAACCTGTGAGGCACATCCCATGAAGGAGATGGAATGCCTATTGGTCAGAGTGTTCATGGCGGATTTGGGGACAGTGACAGAGATGTAACAGATATCAATCAAAGACAGATTTTTCAGGAGGAAGTACATGGGGGTTTGGAGAAGGTGGTCAATGGTGGTGAGAGTGATAATGACGAGGTTTCCCACCAATGCTGCCAGGTAAACCAGGGAGAAGAATGCAGCTTAAAGTCTCTGCAGCACCTGATCATCAGGGAATCCCACAAGCAAGAATCTTGTTATTGAGGTCACATTCATTAATATCTCAGGcatggcaatttttttttgaaacataagaaaaattttcTTGAATCTTCGGAATCTGTCTCTTTGTGTTGGTTCTGTTATTCACTGATTGTGAAGTTGTTTCTTGGGTAGAGCATATCTTGCAAAGTATAATTTCTCAAAGGATGTAGAAACAGTTACATTAAGATAGTCATTAAAGCAGATTAGAATAATTTTTCATGTGATAGcctaaaatgtattcataaaatagacaaatactacctcatatatttcataattgtgcatgaaatagataaatactacctcatatattcattttactttgaTGGAATAGGTTATAATATGGGGAAATTTGGAATAAAATAGAGTAATTTGTTTACCTAGTCTCAGAAATTTGCTTTAGTTCAATGTGAACTGTGTTCTtagtatatttgtttttattactgtttcaagtttgtttttttttttaagattttattatttatttatttatttatttaacagaaatagagacagccagcgagagagggaacacaagcagggggagtgggagaggaagaagcaggctcccagcgtaggagcctgatgtggggctcgatcccataatgccgggatcatgccctgagctgaagccagatgcttaacccctatgccacccaggtgcctccactgtttcaagttttatttaatttctagttagttaatacatagtgtaatattagtttcaggtgtagaatttagtgacgtacagtgctcatcccaacaagtgccctccataatacccatcacccattatCCCATGTCCTCactcaccacccctccagcaaccctcagtttattgtCCATAGTTAACAGCCTCTCTTATGGTTTGAAGGCATGGTATGAATAACTGGGAGATTATTTCTTCCTCAACTTTTCTCTACCTTATTATAGCATAAGTAattgggaaggaaggatgggtagaactaaacattttctttgtattttttctgtgaCAATGACATGATAATAATGTACAACTTCAGTGTAATCAAGGTTACAATAAATCACTAACATTTATACAAAGCCTTTAAGAAGATAATATGtgagctttattttaaaactcaataaaatcCTAGAAGTATTTATGTATTATTCATTATGATTTAGTTCTTTTCCTTCAATAAGGATTCATGACTGCTATTCGActaataatcaaaattaaaatacctattttaaaattaatctaaatTAAAATACCTTATTTTCCTAAAGGAAAGTCAAATGCAATCAGGTGAAATAAGTTTACCTGCTTAAACATATCAAAAGAGCTGGAATAACACTGGAAAGCTTATAGTAGATGCATAGAGGTTTGGAAGAAATTCACTTACCTAATATAAATCAAGTTTCCCTAATTTTAGGAGTCAATTTAAAACACTGTGAAACTTAGTGATAAAAACAAGGCTAATAAAGGGCACGTTCTCACAtaggaaaaaaagttgaaaagctGGACCTTTCGTCCAACAAGATAAAAATTCCTGTTTAAACATTGCTATGGCTCTGGTTTCCAGTGTGTTGGTGAATGGCAGTCTTCTCTCCACTGGCAAGCACAGGTTCAAAGGGCACTTATATGGGTCTTGCATTTTCATGCATCTTTACAATTGACTAATTAGAATGAGAGCTAATCAACTACTGATGCTGTCTCATGTTGTCATCACAGACAACATTAAATTGGAAGTGCAGAGAATTAGGTTCACATTGGGATAATTTTTTCCCAGTAGTGTTACCTGGCATGAAAtctaattaataacaaaactgTTAAAATACTTTTGTGAAACTTTACATTGTCAGGTAATGGgttgattttaatttataatctCATATCTTAACAATAGTGATTAGCTGTGTCTTTTTATTTGctacttattttgatttttttcttcatttttgtttactctttattttttaaatttaaattaaattagccaacatatagtttcTAATGTATGGTTCAATGAtacatcagttgcatataatacccagtgctcatcacatcacatgtctacttattttgattttttaaaaaaatatttgtcataaGCCAGATACCATTCCTTAcaccatataaaatatttacaatataagATAATGGAGAAACAAATTTCATTCTTCATCTCCATTCCTGTTTTCTATCCCTTGgggaaaaatatcagattttttcctgtatttattttttgcattttcctgtgtttttacaATATACTAACGCAAAATTTATATATGTCAACATAAATGAGATTTTACTATGTTTTTTGACATACTTATTTTTAACTTATCATATTTTCCAAATGCACATACAAtattatcacaatttaaaaatgtaaaataagactTCAAGGATGATGCACCTGAGTGTCCCTGTTGGTTTGGCTTCTGATTCTTCattttggtttgggtcatgatctcatggttgtgagatcaagtcccgcattgggcttcaaGCTAAGTgaagagtctacttgagattctctctgtccctctcctcactcatgctcacttgctctgtcactgaaataaaagaacataaataaaataaaataataaaataaaataataaaataaatctttaaaaaagagaacaaaacacctaagaatatattttaagcaAGGAGATAAAATTTTTGAACctggaaaaatatgaaattaaaaaaaattatacaagacatgaataaagggaaagatattctatgcttaTTGGAGGAAgtaatgttaaaatattcatacctctcaaaacaatctacagacTCAAAATCACTGTTAGCAAACTTTCAATGctgtttttcacagaaataaagaaaaaatgggcCTTAAGAATGAATCTCTTACACAGATTTTTGCATGCATCTCTgattattatattcttatttattgttttttattttatgtccagtgtagttaaaaaaataaaaaatcttaaaatatttactgaaccaAAAAAGACATCAAATAttcaaagtaatcttgagaaagaagaacaaaagtgCAGGTATAGTtatgatttcaaactatattactaAGGCATAGTAATCAAAACTTGGTATTGGCAtacaaacaaacacatagattACTGGAAAAGTATAGGAAATAAACCCATTAAAACGTGGTCTATTAATGTATGACAAAAcagtcaagaatatacaataaagAAAGGATACTCTTTTCCATAAATGGTGCTAGATGTataaaactagacagctacatgcagaagaatgaaactggactagtACAATATGCCATAtataaacattaactcaaaatggagtaaaCTTGAACAAAAGACCTGGAACCATACTaatcctggaagaaaacacagactGTTAGCtacttgacatcagtcttggcaatgatttgtttttaatttgacaccaaaaacaaaggtaaaagaacaataaaagaaaaataaacatgtagGACTATATCATATTAAAAAGCCTTTGTGcaacaaaggaaatcatcaacaaaatgagaggcaacatactgaatgggagtaaatatttgaaaattgtatACCTGGTAAGGACTTGATATccaaaaagagataaagaacttatacaattcagtagggggaaaaaagatttaaaaaaattaaaaatgtgcagattTTGGATAgttattttctaaagaagacattcaataagaacataaaaaatgctcaactaaTCACTAAttataagggaaatacaaatgaaaaccacaagaaGATGTTACCTaacacctgtaagaatggctagaataaaaaaaaaataagataaataacaagtgttggcaaggatgtggagaaaaggaacactTGCGCACTGTTGGTGAGCAGAGTCACTATTgcaaacagtatggatgttcctcaaatgattgaaaaaagaaatattatatttgatattttgttatcatataaaaatattactcagccttaaaagaataaaatcttgacattttgacagcatgaatggaactagagtgtaCTATGGTAACTAAAATAAGTTAGTAAAAGACAATACATGTTttcaattatatgtggaatctaaaaaacagaacaaagaaataagcaaacaaaatacagaaagattcATAAATACGGTTGCCAGAGAAAAAGATATTGGGTGAAAACAAAGGGAACAGACTGTCCATATAATATAAATAGGACGCCAGGATGAAAAAtgcagcacagggaatatagtcaactaTGTTGTAACACATTTGTGTGCTGACTACACTGTTAATTGTGAGCCTTTTGTAATGTATACAATTATTggatcactatgctgtacattagaaattactataatattttatctcaagtatacttcaataagaaaaaaaatgtgcgTGAACCCCCCAGCAATACTGttaaagtgaattaaaaacaaaacatactataaatataaaatacaaataccataaaATTATAAGGATGGAGAAAGTTACAAGATGCTAACAATAATACAATGGAATCTTGAGTAGGTAtaataatctaagaaaaaaaaacatattttagagAATGGAAAATAGCTGGGATAAAGAGGAACATTACTTTATGATAAATGGGCCAATGATTTGTGAAGGCATAATGATACTTCACGTGTATTTGCCTAACAGTGCATAGGTATATGTGTGGGAAAACCGCTCAGTTTCTATTAAAATGCAAAGGAGTTGAAAAACCCACTATTATGGTTCGATAGTGTAACACTAGTCAAATAATAACTGAGGTATCCTGACTGAAAAACATCAGTAAGAACAGTTGAACTGAACAGCACCGTCTATCAACTGgatgtaatttgcatttctagaacACTACAACAGGAACAGAAAGTGCATTCTTCTCATATTTACATAGCACTCTCACCAAGAGTGAGCcattctgggtcataaaacaaacaTTACGAGAATAGGtactatttatttttgaatgtttgatagaattcctcAGGGAATccctctggccctggactcttgtcttatgggagatttttgatcactgcttcaatctcgaTACTGGATATTGGCCTATTTAGGATGTCAATCTCTTCCTGATTCTGTTTAGgtagtttctatttccttggtgttagtcgtgatttctcccctttcattcataattttattaatttgggtcctttctcttttcttttggataagtctgccCAGTGGTTTGTCAATCATTAATACTTTCGAAgagccagcttctagtttcattgatcgtctctactgtatttctggtttctatttcattgatctctgctctaacctTAATCAGTTCTCTTTCCATGTGTGGCTTCAGCATATTCTTCTGCAAttgtttaaggtgtgagtataggttcagtattttatattttttcctttttttgagtgaggtttggatggctatgtatttctcccttagaaccacctttgcagtatcccataggttttggaccaatgtggtTTTGTTCTCACTGGTTTCCACacattgcttaagttcttctttaatttcctggttgacccaaacattcttagcAGGATGATTCTTAGCTTCTAAGTTTTCtggtttcttccaaaatttttctGGGTTGAGTTCTAGCTTCAAaggtctgagaatatgtagggaataatctcaatcttttggtatcagttgagacctgttttgtgacccagtatatggtctattttggagaaagttccatgtgcatttgaaaagaatgagtattctgttgttttagggtggaatgttctttatatacctatgaggtccatctgatccagtgtgtcattcaaagctcttgtttctttgttgatttgctgcttagatgatctgtctattgctgagagtggagtgttgaggtcccctactattaaaaGTATTAGTATCAATaggtctctttattttggttaacagttggcttatgtagttgcccctggtgggggcatagaCATTTACACTTGTTAGATTCTCTTGTTGGTTAtgccctttaagaatgatatagcatccttctgtatctctaactatggtctttagcttaaaatctaatttgtctgatatgagaattactaccccagctttcttttgaggcccattggtatgaaaaattgttctccatcccttcactttcagtctaaaTGTAtgtttaggttcaaaatgagtcttgtATACAATGTatggatgggtcatatctttCTATCCAAtttgcaaccctgtgtcatttcattggagcatttagaccattcacTTTGacagtgattattgaaagatatgattttattgtcatcatgttgcctgtgaaggccttgtttctatagattgtctctgtaaatttctgttctatatcactcttggggcctttctCCTTTAATagaccccccccccttaatatttcttgcagggctagtttggtggtcacatattctttcagtttctgtcagtttggaagctccttgtctgtccatccattctgaatgacagccttgctggataaaatatccttggctacatgttcttctcatgtagtaccctgaatatgtcttgccagccctttctggctttccaggtctctgtggacaggtctgatgttattctgatgttcctccctctatACATAAGAAATCTATTCCCTCTCgctgctttcaagattgcttccttggatctaacatttgcaaattgtactattatatgtaaAGGCATctgtctgttctcattgatctttgggggggggcttcctctctgcctcttggacatgaatgtttgtttccttccccagattagagacTTTCTCAGCtaagattcactctctctctctccagcaccTCAGGGATCCCAGTACTTCTGAtactggaacatttcattgagtcagtaatctctctcAGTTTGATTCCTTGGGTTTACTCTGTTTTTCCTATCctcctctgtttccttcctttctatcattttatactctcactcactaatttgttcttctgcctcatttaccctggtaatcagagtatccagtttagactgcatttcattcatagcacttttaagttcagcctgattagatctcatttctgccctaaGAGATTCTATATTGCTGTTAATACTTTCTTCAACTCTAGATACaccttgataattgttactctgaagtctatttctgataTCTTGGTTATACCCATACCCATTAGTTCTGCGGCAGATGCCAGAGtctttgattcttttatttcttggggcTCTTCCacttagtcattctgttggggGGTGGTTgaaggaatgtacagagtccaaattattggccacaacccaagcaagatgcacctgttttatagggaccttaggggttttggcctcttgttcttccagcctgtcttctggggtaGGGACCTGTTgcactgttactcaggcaaccctgtttgggcagagttccctgtcccctgtggggggGGTAGGCTCAGTGAAAACCATTTTTGGGGGGCTTTTCtttctggaggctttccctggaggCTTTCCGCATcccttctgagagtcagagcacaCGTGACTATATCCACACCTCTGTTGCAGAACAGAAAGATTGCAGTCTGTTCTTCACTGaactctccaggccacactgtctctgtctgtgctgctaaaaaacCACAGCGACCCTGgctgtgtgccccacagccactctcccagccctcagtcCCAGGCCCaggcatgtctctgccctttgtgcaaGCTAACCCCAGTTTACATGTGCAACCCCATAGCTCCAGGTTTCAATCTGAGGAGGCTCCCTTAAAGTCCTTTCCCTGCTGCTACCAGTCTGTAAGTCTATGCCCAGTCCCCAGAACTTAGAGGCCTTTTGCTTCCCAGCACAAGAGCATGGAGgctccctctctcttccatttatcttccggcATCTGTCTGCAGAatcacagctccccacttcatacctcgaGACCAATCACCggagatattctgtttgtagagatccagatatatcttcttacatctcaggctgattttgtggttGTTCAGAACGGTCttgtagatatccagctcaattcagggtaccagttgaaatagggtcccctactcttccgccatcttttctcctaaataaaatcttaaaaaaaaaaaagtatctgttgTTTCAGACTAATTTTTCCTTTGGTATTGGCTCTAAGGCTAGCAGCTCTAGCTCATACCAGCCAAAACGCAAGCTTCATCCAGCATGAAGTTCATCCCCAACACACTCCTTTACTTTCATTATAGCAAGTTCAAATAGCGATAACGAAGTTATGTAAATTTAGCAtgtttctttccactttttgaaagtttttatttaaattccaattagttaacctacagtgtaatattagcttcagttgtaaaatatagtgattcagcaattccatacaacacATGGTACTCATCAcgagtgcactccttaatccccatcatttatttaacctATCCCCCAACCAACCTTCCATCTGGTATgcatcagtttgttctatatACTTAaggatctgttttttttttcttgtttgttggtttccctctttcttattctctctcttttttaccccactttgctcgtttgttttgtttcttaaattgcacatacgagtgaaaacatatgttgtttgtctttctctgacttttttcgcTTAGTATAACTCCCTAGCTTCATCCACATATttgcaaatagtaagatttcattctttttatggctgaaaaatattctatcaTGTATGTATACCATATCTATCCATTAGTCAATTGATCAACACTTGGGTGTTTCCATAAATTGGCTACTATAGATAAAGATGCTATAAACCTCAGGGTTGTTGGATCCCTTGAAGTGGTCTTTTACATCATTTGAGTAAATTTCtggtggtgcaattgctggatcatatggtgattctgtTTTTACCtatgtgaggaacctccatgctattttccacagtggttgaaCCAGTTTGCATGAACAGGACACAAGTtttccccattctccacatcctcaccaacacctgtttcttgtgttgctgcttttagccattctgagtggtGTGGAGTGATAGagcattgtagttttgatttgtatttctctgatgatcaggGATGTTgatcatcttatttatttatttatttatttatttatttatttatttattatagtaggttagtcaccatacagtacatccctaggtttttatgtaaatttccatgatccattacttgtgtataacacccagtgcaccatgcaatatg
This Ursus arctos isolate Adak ecotype North America unplaced genomic scaffold, UrsArc2.0 scaffold_5, whole genome shotgun sequence DNA region includes the following protein-coding sequences:
- the LOC113261846 gene encoding LOW QUALITY PROTEIN: olfactory receptor 14A16-like (The sequence of the model RefSeq protein was modified relative to this genomic sequence to represent the inferred CDS: substituted 1 base at 1 genomic stop codon), with the protein product MPEILMNVTSITRFLLVGFPDDQVLQRLXAAFFSLVYLAALVGNLVIITLTTIDHLLQTPMYFLLKNLSLIDICYISVTVPKSAMNTLTNRHSISFMGCASQVFLVVFFASTEFALLLVMSYDRYAAICCPLHYEAIMNRGSCVQMVTASWFSGCVYGSIHVAGTFSVRFCGSNVVHQFFCDIPSLLTLACSGEQILEYVFIIASFCFAFVYFSFMVASYVYIVSTVLRISSSQGRFKTFSTRMPHLTVVTLFLSSGYIAYLGLNSKSPISLYLFMTVLYSLLPPSLNPIIYSLRNRDMKAALGKIFGEKMTPNI